In Nostoc sp. GT001, a genomic segment contains:
- a CDS encoding peptidase domain-containing ABC transporter, which produces MKYQIVLQHSEEDCGAASLATIAKHHGRIFTLNRVREAVGTGSRGTSLLGLKRGAEVLGFNARQVKASPQLIDQLDQAPLPAIIHWKGYHWVVLYGQKGKKYVIADPGVGIRYLTRQELMAGWGNGVMLLLTPDDSRFYQQESDKIGGLGRYLQRVWPYRSILAQAIAINIAIGLLSLASPFMMQLLTDDVLVRGDTQLLTTVAIGVIAMNLIRSAISLVQSHLIGHFGQRLQLGLILEYGRKLLHLPLSYFEGRRSGEVVSRIADVKAINNLVSQIVLGLPSQFFIAVISLAFMLFYSWELTLASIVAFIVVTGVNLLFLPAMRQKTRNLIISGTENQGFLVETFRGIQVLKTTQATPQAWSEYQGNYGRLANLGWSMMKLGLYSSTVTGILSTFISIGILWMGSYLVINRTLTIGQLMAYNGMSGNFLGFLGAAIGLVDEFITAQIVLQRMTEVIDATPESENDFKKPWAQIPGNADITCTELNFHHAGRVDLLQDFSLTIPGGKVIALIGKSGCGKSTLAKLLTGLYKVESGNIRYGLYNQQDLSLECLRQQVVLVPQEPHFWSRSIIDNFNFSYPHISFEEIVKACQIAGADEFISKLPDKYQTVLGEFGANLSGGQRQRLAIARAIVTQPAVLILDESTGALDPVSERQVLDRLLSHRHNQTTILISHRPKVIQRADLIVFLEQGRLKIQGTPEELRSLPGEHLDFLDDTFPSHNELALISSPAHHNGKTATIN; this is translated from the coding sequence ATGAAATACCAAATAGTCCTTCAACACAGCGAAGAAGACTGCGGGGCTGCGAGTCTTGCAACCATCGCCAAACACCACGGACGCATATTTACCCTCAACCGCGTCCGAGAAGCCGTAGGTACTGGTTCCAGAGGAACATCCTTGCTGGGATTGAAGCGGGGTGCAGAAGTACTAGGATTCAACGCCCGCCAAGTTAAAGCCAGTCCCCAATTAATCGACCAATTAGATCAAGCTCCCCTACCAGCAATTATCCACTGGAAAGGCTACCACTGGGTCGTATTATACGGACAAAAAGGCAAAAAATACGTCATTGCTGACCCTGGTGTTGGTATTCGTTATCTTACTCGTCAAGAGTTAATGGCGGGTTGGGGTAATGGCGTCATGTTACTACTGACTCCAGACGACAGTCGTTTTTATCAACAAGAATCGGATAAAATTGGCGGACTGGGAAGATATCTGCAACGGGTTTGGCCTTATCGTTCTATTCTCGCCCAAGCGATCGCCATTAACATCGCCATTGGACTACTTTCTTTGGCATCTCCCTTCATGATGCAACTCCTCACCGATGATGTCTTAGTCCGAGGTGATACCCAACTACTAACTACTGTGGCAATTGGCGTTATCGCCATGAACTTAATTAGAAGCGCCATTAGCTTAGTTCAATCTCACCTCATTGGTCACTTCGGTCAAAGATTGCAATTAGGACTAATTCTAGAATACGGACGCAAACTCTTACATTTACCCCTATCCTACTTTGAAGGACGACGCAGTGGCGAAGTTGTCAGCCGCATTGCCGATGTCAAAGCCATCAATAACTTAGTTTCCCAAATTGTCCTCGGATTACCCAGTCAATTCTTTATTGCTGTAATTTCCTTGGCTTTTATGCTCTTTTACAGTTGGGAACTAACTCTCGCTTCCATAGTTGCATTTATAGTTGTCACGGGTGTTAACCTGCTTTTCTTACCCGCGATGCGCCAGAAAACCCGGAATCTGATTATTTCTGGTACAGAAAACCAAGGCTTTTTGGTAGAAACATTTCGTGGCATCCAAGTATTAAAAACTACCCAAGCCACTCCCCAAGCTTGGTCAGAATACCAAGGGAATTATGGTCGCCTCGCCAACTTAGGCTGGAGTATGATGAAACTGGGACTGTATAGCAGTACGGTTACTGGCATTCTTTCCACCTTCATTAGTATTGGCATCCTTTGGATGGGTAGCTATTTAGTCATTAATCGCACCTTAACAATCGGTCAATTAATGGCATATAACGGCATGAGTGGCAACTTTCTCGGCTTCTTAGGTGCTGCCATCGGCTTAGTAGATGAGTTTATCACTGCCCAGATAGTCCTGCAACGGATGACAGAAGTTATTGACGCTACCCCAGAATCAGAAAATGACTTTAAAAAGCCTTGGGCACAAATTCCTGGAAATGCAGATATAACTTGCACTGAACTTAACTTTCATCACGCAGGTAGAGTTGACCTCCTACAAGATTTTTCCTTAACTATTCCTGGCGGTAAAGTTATTGCTTTAATTGGCAAATCTGGCTGTGGTAAAAGTACTCTGGCAAAATTACTGACTGGTTTATATAAAGTCGAGTCTGGCAATATTCGTTATGGTTTATATAATCAGCAAGACCTATCTTTAGAATGTCTACGTCAACAGGTGGTATTAGTTCCCCAAGAACCCCACTTCTGGAGTCGTTCAATTATTGATAACTTCAACTTTAGCTATCCCCATATTAGCTTTGAAGAAATTGTTAAAGCTTGTCAAATTGCAGGTGCAGATGAATTTATTAGCAAATTACCTGATAAATATCAAACTGTTTTAGGAGAATTTGGAGCAAATCTTTCTGGTGGACAACGCCAAAGATTAGCCATAGCCAGAGCCATAGTTACTCAGCCAGCAGTCTTAATTTTAGATGAATCCACGGGCGCACTCGACCCAGTAAGCGAAAGACAAGTATTAGATAGACTTTTATCCCATCGTCACAATCAAACGACTATTTTAATTAGTCACCGTCCCAAGGTGATACAGCGAGCAGATTTAATTGTATTTTTAGAACAAGGACGCTTAAAAATTCAAGGTACACCAGAAGAATTGCGCTCTTTGCCTGGCGAACATTTAGATTTCTTAGATGATACTTTCCCGTCTCATAATGAGTTGGCGCTAATATCTTCCCCGGCTCATCATAACGGTAAGACTGCGACCATTAATTAA